One genomic window of Halorubrum hochsteinianum includes the following:
- the aspS gene encoding aspartate--tRNA(Asn) ligase, which produces MIDRIHTSDVEPDADEVAIAGHVHEIRDLGGLVFLIVRDREGLIQIVFKEEREPDLFEAVQDVGAEDVVRVAGEPLESDQAPGGVEIAPTEYEVIDEADSPLPLEISKDIEVDLSTRLDNRALDLRKPETLAVFTLRSELITAMEEWFEDEGFVDIKTPLISKGGAEGGAELFPILYYNQDAFLSQSPQLYKQMLMASGYEAVYETGTAFRAEDFATSRHVSEIAMFDVELAYVDDHDDVMDVQEESLRYALREVAENAERELDLLDVDLDVPEDDFPRITFDEALDILETEYGHFPDDPTDLDTKGEKLLGEHFEEQGHPAFFVVGYPDEKFYYMQDVPEDDIASRKFDLIYKGQELSSGGQREHDVERMVEVMEEEGVETANFEFYIEALSYGTPPHGGYGLGIDRLVQKVADLDNIKEAIMFPRDPNRLEP; this is translated from the coding sequence ATGATCGACCGCATTCACACGTCGGACGTCGAACCGGACGCGGACGAGGTCGCCATCGCCGGCCACGTCCACGAGATCCGCGACCTCGGTGGGCTGGTCTTCCTCATCGTGCGCGACCGCGAGGGCCTCATCCAGATCGTCTTCAAGGAGGAGCGCGAGCCGGACCTGTTCGAGGCCGTTCAGGACGTCGGGGCCGAGGACGTCGTCCGCGTCGCCGGCGAGCCGCTGGAGAGCGATCAGGCCCCCGGCGGCGTCGAGATCGCGCCCACGGAGTACGAGGTCATCGACGAGGCGGACTCCCCGCTTCCCCTGGAGATCTCGAAGGACATCGAGGTCGACCTCTCGACCCGCCTCGACAACCGTGCGCTCGACCTCCGGAAGCCGGAGACGCTCGCGGTGTTCACCCTCCGCTCCGAGCTCATCACCGCGATGGAGGAGTGGTTCGAAGACGAGGGGTTCGTCGACATCAAGACGCCGCTCATCTCGAAGGGCGGAGCGGAGGGCGGCGCGGAGCTGTTCCCGATCCTCTACTACAACCAGGACGCCTTCCTCTCGCAGAGCCCGCAGCTGTACAAGCAGATGCTGATGGCCTCCGGCTACGAGGCCGTCTACGAGACGGGGACCGCGTTCCGCGCGGAGGACTTCGCGACCTCCCGCCACGTCTCCGAGATCGCGATGTTCGACGTGGAGCTGGCGTACGTCGACGACCACGACGACGTGATGGACGTGCAGGAGGAGTCGCTGCGGTACGCGCTCCGCGAGGTCGCCGAGAACGCCGAGCGCGAGCTCGACCTCCTCGACGTCGACCTCGACGTGCCGGAGGACGACTTCCCGCGGATCACCTTCGACGAGGCGCTCGACATTCTCGAAACCGAGTACGGCCACTTCCCGGACGACCCGACCGACCTCGACACGAAGGGCGAGAAGCTGCTGGGCGAGCACTTCGAGGAGCAGGGCCACCCGGCGTTCTTCGTCGTCGGCTACCCCGACGAGAAGTTCTACTACATGCAGGACGTCCCCGAGGACGACATCGCCTCGCGGAAGTTCGACCTCATCTACAAGGGTCAGGAGCTCTCCTCGGGCGGCCAGCGCGAACACGACGTCGAGCGCATGGTCGAGGTCATGGAGGAGGAGGGCGTCGAGACCGCGAACTTCGAGTTCTACATCGAGGCGCTGAGCTACGGGACGCCTCCGCACGGCGGCTACGGGCTGGGCATCGACCGCCTCGTCCAGAAGGTCGCCGACCTCGACAACATCAAGGAGGCGATCATGTTCCCGCGCGACCCGAACCGGCTGGAGCCCTGA
- a CDS encoding DUF4382 domain-containing protein, with product MTDRTPDLDVDRRTYLRATGVAALGSVGLAGCVGRATGTLATWVTDQPADIGDFESLVVTVEGFWLGPEGAEPESDDGDADGNETDDADGNETDDADGNETASGNETDDGEDAPAGREYFEFDEPQEADLVELQNGETQLIDERDLETGEYPYLQLDVSAADGTLTDGSEATVDLPGNAPLKFNEAFEIRENTRTTFTADFAPVLRGNGRYLLRPVPSGIEVEYSDVEESEDSDGSESDGDNTSDA from the coding sequence GTGACGGACCGAACGCCCGACCTCGACGTCGACCGGCGGACGTACCTGCGTGCGACCGGCGTCGCCGCGCTCGGCTCGGTCGGACTCGCCGGCTGCGTCGGTCGCGCGACCGGCACGCTCGCGACCTGGGTGACCGACCAGCCCGCCGACATCGGCGACTTCGAGTCGCTCGTCGTCACCGTCGAGGGGTTCTGGCTCGGACCGGAGGGTGCCGAGCCGGAGTCGGACGACGGCGACGCCGACGGCAACGAGACCGACGACGCCGACGGCAACGAGACCGACGACGCCGACGGCAACGAGACGGCCAGCGGGAACGAGACCGACGACGGCGAGGACGCTCCCGCCGGGCGCGAGTACTTCGAGTTCGACGAGCCGCAGGAGGCGGACCTCGTCGAGCTCCAGAACGGGGAGACCCAGCTGATCGACGAGCGCGATCTGGAGACCGGGGAGTACCCGTACCTCCAACTCGACGTGTCCGCGGCCGACGGGACGCTCACCGACGGCAGCGAGGCCACCGTCGACCTCCCCGGCAACGCGCCGCTGAAGTTCAACGAGGCGTTCGAGATCCGCGAGAACACGCGGACGACGTTCACCGCGGACTTCGCGCCGGTGCTGCGGGGGAACGGCCGATACCTCCTCCGTCCGGTGCCGAGCGGGATCGAAGTAGAGTACAGCGACGTCGAGGAGTCGGAGGACTCGGACGGCTCCGAGTCGGACGGCGACAACACCTCCGACGCCTGA
- a CDS encoding VTT domain-containing protein — MNRRSTVGRYALAGVVVAALAAVAVAASPEAALSRLRWLADDPVRFGVAVVALAAVRPLLAWPTTLLAVAAGFGYGWAGIPFALAVVVATSLPPYALARAGRLRLRDSAGDREGSGLADRFCRAGERFAAESGSVRAVTGTRLLPLPSDAVTVGAAAAGVEARPFLIGTALGELPWVLCGVAVGVSLDRLAAAGGSLVDPTAILGMAAVGALVLAGPLYRTFVAPDAAASA; from the coding sequence GTGAATCGCCGGTCGACGGTCGGGCGGTACGCGCTCGCGGGCGTCGTCGTCGCCGCGCTGGCGGCGGTCGCGGTCGCGGCGTCCCCCGAGGCCGCGCTCTCGCGGCTCCGGTGGCTCGCGGACGACCCCGTCCGGTTCGGGGTCGCCGTCGTCGCGCTCGCGGCCGTCAGACCCCTTCTCGCGTGGCCGACGACCCTCCTCGCCGTCGCCGCCGGCTTCGGGTACGGGTGGGCTGGAATCCCGTTCGCGCTCGCGGTCGTCGTCGCGACCTCCCTCCCGCCGTACGCGCTCGCCCGGGCGGGACGTCTCCGGCTCCGTGATTCGGCGGGAGACCGCGAGGGGTCCGGGCTCGCCGACCGGTTCTGTCGCGCGGGCGAACGCTTCGCGGCGGAGTCGGGGAGCGTGCGCGCCGTGACCGGGACTCGCCTGCTGCCGCTCCCCTCCGACGCGGTGACGGTCGGGGCCGCGGCCGCCGGCGTCGAGGCCCGTCCGTTCCTGATCGGCACCGCACTCGGCGAACTGCCGTGGGTCCTCTGCGGGGTCGCGGTCGGCGTCTCGCTCGACCGCCTCGCCGCGGCCGGCGGGTCGCTCGTCGACCCGACCGCGATCCTCGGCATGGCCGCGGTGGGGGCGCTGGTGCTCGCCGGACCGCTCTATCGGACCTTCGTCGCCCCCGACGCGGCGGCCTCGGCCTGA
- a CDS encoding NAD(+)/NADH kinase, whose protein sequence is MEVGIVARKGSERAASLAATLRDVVADAGEAVWLDEETAAALDAGDDARPVDAFGDCDLVVAVGGDGTFLFVARNAGDTPIVGVNLGEVGFLNAVPPGDAAAALRAEIRSFRDGGLDVREAPRLTASADDWTSTPAANEVVVQGDRRGPGGGIEYEVRVDGSRYAGGHADGVLVATPTGSTAYNLSERGPLVHPDVDGIVVNEMVAEEGMPPLVVDTDATVTVSISGEAGATVVSDGRDTASLDGPVEVTVERTAPPIRVAGPPSDFFEALGKLS, encoded by the coding sequence ATGGAAGTGGGCATCGTGGCGCGAAAGGGCAGCGAGCGGGCGGCGTCGCTCGCGGCGACGCTCAGGGACGTCGTCGCCGACGCGGGCGAGGCCGTCTGGCTCGACGAGGAGACCGCCGCGGCGCTCGACGCCGGCGACGACGCCCGCCCGGTCGACGCGTTCGGCGACTGCGACCTGGTCGTCGCCGTCGGCGGCGACGGGACGTTCCTGTTCGTCGCGCGCAACGCCGGCGACACGCCGATCGTCGGGGTGAACCTCGGGGAGGTCGGCTTCCTCAACGCGGTCCCCCCGGGCGACGCCGCCGCCGCGCTCCGCGCCGAGATCCGGTCGTTCCGCGACGGTGGGTTGGACGTCCGCGAGGCCCCGCGGCTCACCGCCAGCGCGGACGACTGGACCTCGACGCCGGCCGCGAACGAGGTGGTCGTCCAGGGCGACCGCCGCGGTCCCGGCGGCGGGATCGAGTACGAGGTGCGGGTCGACGGGTCTCGGTACGCCGGCGGGCACGCCGACGGCGTCCTCGTCGCCACGCCGACGGGGTCGACCGCGTACAACCTCTCCGAGCGCGGACCGCTGGTCCACCCGGATGTGGACGGAATCGTCGTCAACGAGATGGTCGCCGAGGAGGGCATGCCCCCGCTCGTGGTGGACACCGACGCGACCGTCACCGTCTCGATCTCCGGCGAGGCGGGCGCGACCGTCGTCAGCGACGGCCGCGACACCGCCTCGCTCGACGGTCCGGTCGAGGTGACCGTCGAGCGGACCGCGCCCCCGATACGGGTCGCCGGACCGCCCTCGGACTTCTTCGAGGCGCTCGGGAAGCTGTCGTGA
- a CDS encoding KaiC domain-containing protein, translating to MSEEDDWFERALRETDEESDEQPVEGEATDDGDGGEPEPEASDEAAESDDADGVPDDPARAIGIGTDDGSGEDDAFGGGEAGGEPFGGGDEAGGDPFGGSEGGPAADDSGNDGVPAGAFGDVDTDADGGEFGSFGGSDSFGDDDPFGGGGGDAGSDAESGPSGETGGSGGTDPFGDDDPFGGSRSGMSGGGSSGAGGGGGASGAESPGGSAGDAGSDPFGGYRGSAARDGDDFGFDDLDGGEGGPGDATDFDVDPDEFESGIDRTDIGIEGLDDMILGGVPSRSLLSVIGGAGTGKTTFALQFLNHALEAGNKGIYITLEQTRESIYDTAEEKGWPFREHADADRLAVVAIDPIEMANSLSSIRNDLVRLIAEFDADRLVLDSVSLLEMMYDHPAKRRSVVFGFTRSLKEAGVTTLLTSEASEETPYASRHGIVEYLTDAVFVLQYVRGSDFRETRLAVEIQKIRDANHSRETKPYDITDTGISVYDQANIF from the coding sequence ATGAGCGAGGAGGACGACTGGTTCGAGCGCGCGCTGCGCGAGACCGACGAGGAGTCCGACGAGCAGCCGGTGGAGGGCGAAGCGACCGACGACGGCGACGGCGGGGAGCCGGAACCGGAAGCGAGCGACGAAGCGGCCGAGTCCGACGACGCCGATGGCGTCCCCGACGACCCGGCGAGAGCGATCGGGATCGGCACCGACGACGGGTCCGGCGAGGACGACGCCTTTGGCGGCGGCGAGGCGGGCGGCGAGCCGTTCGGTGGCGGTGACGAGGCGGGCGGCGATCCCTTCGGGGGAAGCGAAGGCGGCCCCGCGGCCGACGACTCCGGGAACGACGGCGTTCCCGCCGGGGCGTTCGGCGACGTTGACACCGACGCGGACGGGGGAGAATTCGGTTCCTTCGGCGGTAGCGACTCCTTCGGTGACGACGACCCCTTCGGCGGCGGCGGGGGTGACGCCGGTTCCGACGCGGAGAGCGGTCCGAGCGGCGAGACCGGTGGAAGCGGCGGGACGGACCCGTTCGGCGACGACGACCCCTTCGGCGGGAGCCGGAGCGGCATGTCCGGCGGCGGGTCGAGCGGTGCGGGCGGCGGTGGCGGCGCGAGCGGTGCGGAGTCGCCCGGCGGGTCCGCCGGCGACGCGGGGAGCGACCCCTTCGGCGGCTACCGCGGGTCCGCGGCCCGGGACGGCGACGACTTCGGGTTCGACGACCTCGACGGGGGCGAGGGCGGACCGGGAGACGCGACCGACTTCGACGTCGACCCCGACGAGTTCGAGTCGGGGATCGATCGGACCGACATCGGGATCGAGGGGCTCGACGACATGATCCTCGGCGGCGTCCCCAGTCGGTCGCTGCTGTCGGTCATCGGCGGTGCCGGGACCGGGAAGACGACGTTCGCGCTCCAGTTCCTGAATCACGCCCTCGAAGCGGGCAACAAGGGGATCTACATCACGCTCGAGCAGACCCGCGAGTCGATCTACGACACGGCCGAGGAGAAGGGGTGGCCGTTCCGCGAGCACGCGGACGCGGACCGCCTCGCCGTCGTCGCCATCGACCCCATCGAGATGGCGAACTCGCTGTCGTCGATCCGCAACGACCTCGTCCGGCTCATCGCGGAGTTCGACGCGGACCGGCTGGTGCTGGACTCCGTCTCGCTTTTAGAGATGATGTACGACCACCCCGCGAAGCGCCGCTCCGTGGTGTTCGGGTTCACGCGCTCGCTGAAGGAGGCGGGCGTGACGACGCTGCTCACCTCCGAGGCGAGCGAGGAGACGCCGTACGCCTCTCGCCACGGGATCGTCGAGTACCTCACCGACGCCGTCTTCGTCCTCCAGTACGTCCGCGGGTCCGACTTCCGTGAAACCCGCCTCGCGGTCGAGATACAGAAGATCCGCGACGCGAACCACTCCCGCGAGACGAAGCCCTACGACATCACGGACACCGGAATCTCCGTCTACGATCAGGCGAACATCTTCTGA
- a CDS encoding M28 family metallopeptidase — MTDDTADATRPDRAAAVERVRERAAELAPALGATWTDDEPWAFLTDLTAIGSRMAGSEGERRAAGLVADAFERAGLADVRTEPFDLPAWERGSASLDVTVSGRDGEPTTRSFEALALPYSPAGDASGELVDVGYGTPAEIDERDVEGRIAVASTTTPSGGRFVHRMEKFGYAIDSGAVGFVFVNHVDGQLPPTGSLTFGKEAEAVAAGVSKETGAWLREYAVDGTGDGATAGSGPVAQAELTVDAETTPGESRNVTGRAGPDTDERVLLLAHYDAHDIAEGALDNGCGIATVATAAGILADADLPLGVDIVAVGAEEVGLLGAEHLAERVDRDRVKGVVNVDGAGRFRDLVALAHASTATASVAEAVSTATRQPIEVDAQPHPFSDQWPFVRRGVPALQLHSDSGDRGRGWGHTHADTRDKVDDRNVREHAMLIALIVAEFAADERDLPRLDREELAAAFREADFETGMRAADLWPADWD, encoded by the coding sequence ATGACCGACGACACGGCGGACGCGACTCGACCCGACCGGGCGGCCGCGGTCGAGCGCGTCAGAGAGCGAGCGGCCGAACTCGCCCCCGCGCTCGGCGCGACGTGGACCGACGACGAACCGTGGGCGTTCCTCACCGACCTCACCGCGATCGGGAGCCGCATGGCCGGTAGCGAGGGCGAACGGCGGGCCGCCGGACTCGTCGCGGACGCCTTCGAGCGCGCGGGACTCGCCGACGTGCGGACGGAGCCGTTCGATCTCCCCGCGTGGGAGCGCGGGTCGGCGTCGCTCGACGTGACCGTCTCGGGCCGGGACGGCGAACCGACGACGCGCTCGTTCGAGGCGCTGGCGCTCCCGTACTCGCCCGCCGGAGACGCGAGCGGCGAGCTCGTCGACGTCGGCTACGGCACCCCGGCGGAGATCGACGAGCGCGACGTGGAAGGACGGATCGCGGTCGCCTCGACGACGACGCCGTCGGGCGGCCGGTTCGTCCACCGGATGGAGAAGTTCGGCTACGCGATCGACTCGGGCGCGGTCGGCTTCGTGTTCGTCAACCACGTCGACGGCCAGCTGCCCCCGACCGGATCGCTCACGTTCGGGAAGGAGGCCGAGGCGGTCGCCGCCGGCGTCTCGAAGGAGACCGGCGCGTGGCTCCGCGAGTACGCGGTCGACGGGACCGGCGACGGTGCGACCGCCGGGTCCGGACCGGTCGCGCAGGCCGAACTCACCGTCGACGCCGAGACGACCCCGGGCGAGAGCCGCAACGTTACCGGGCGCGCGGGGCCGGACACCGACGAGCGCGTCCTCCTGCTCGCCCACTACGACGCCCACGACATCGCGGAGGGCGCGCTCGACAACGGCTGCGGGATCGCGACGGTCGCGACCGCGGCCGGAATCCTGGCGGACGCGGACCTCCCGCTCGGTGTCGATATCGTTGCGGTCGGCGCGGAGGAGGTCGGGCTGCTCGGCGCGGAGCACCTCGCCGAGCGCGTCGACCGCGACCGGGTGAAGGGCGTGGTCAACGTCGACGGCGCGGGGCGGTTCCGCGACCTCGTCGCGCTCGCGCACGCGTCCACGGCGACCGCGTCGGTTGCGGAGGCGGTGTCGACGGCGACGCGCCAGCCGATCGAGGTCGACGCGCAGCCGCACCCGTTCTCCGACCAGTGGCCGTTCGTGCGCCGCGGTGTGCCGGCGCTCCAGCTACACAGCGACTCGGGCGACCGCGGCCGGGGGTGGGGTCACACCCACGCGGACACGCGCGACAAGGTCGACGACCGGAACGTCCGCGAACACGCGATGCTGATCGCGCTGATCGTCGCCGAGTTCGCGGCCGACGAGCGCGACCTCCCGCGGCTCGACCGGGAGGAACTCGCCGCCGCGTTCCGCGAGGCCGACTTCGAGACGGGGATGCGCGCCGCCGACCTCTGGCCGGCCGACTGGGACTGA